A single genomic interval of Fimbriimonadaceae bacterium harbors:
- a CDS encoding glycosyltransferase family 9 protein, with protein MPRVLVVRFSAIGDCVMAAWAVTALRRAFPEGHIVWAAQERCAAVVADGAMVDQTVVADRDAWKKTRWSPATWWNQTRRFTSLRRHAFEFGFDLQGHSKTALCLRLAGARERHARRATDALARKLNPVSPVAHGLHEVEANFAFLNQIWPMTLPDLPTMPELPAWHDGGFVSIQTGAGSRDKTYPVEQWRRVAEGLVKSGCRVVAVGGARDPGLDVPGVENLVGRLGLTETMQVVRASALHVAADTGTGHIAAAYGVPVVSVFGPTNPGVYRPWSTQGTVLQAGASAGLVSPKTVVEAAVTALEKAACAR; from the coding sequence ATGCCGCGGGTCTTGGTCGTCCGCTTTTCCGCCATCGGCGACTGCGTCATGGCGGCGTGGGCGGTGACGGCCCTCCGCCGCGCGTTTCCTGAAGGGCATATCGTGTGGGCGGCCCAGGAGCGTTGCGCCGCGGTCGTCGCCGACGGGGCGATGGTCGACCAGACGGTGGTCGCCGACCGGGACGCGTGGAAGAAGACAAGGTGGTCGCCAGCGACTTGGTGGAACCAGACCCGGCGTTTCACGTCCTTGCGTCGGCACGCCTTTGAGTTCGGATTTGACCTCCAGGGCCACTCGAAGACGGCCCTCTGCCTCCGCTTGGCCGGGGCACGCGAGCGGCACGCCCGGCGGGCGACCGACGCCCTCGCCCGCAAGCTGAACCCGGTCTCCCCCGTCGCCCACGGCTTGCACGAGGTCGAGGCGAACTTTGCGTTTCTCAACCAGATCTGGCCGATGACCCTGCCGGACCTCCCGACCATGCCCGAGCTCCCCGCCTGGCACGACGGCGGGTTCGTCTCGATCCAGACCGGGGCGGGGAGCCGGGACAAGACGTACCCGGTCGAGCAATGGCGGCGCGTCGCCGAGGGCCTGGTCAAGTCCGGGTGCCGCGTCGTCGCCGTGGGAGGTGCCCGCGACCCCGGCCTTGATGTCCCTGGCGTCGAAAACCTGGTCGGCCGGCTCGGGCTCACCGAGACGATGCAGGTCGTGCGCGCCAGCGCCCTGCATGTCGCCGCCGACACCGGCACCGGACACATCGCCGCCGCCTACGGCGTGCCGGTCGTGTCGGTCTTCGGCCCGACCAACCCCGGCGTCTACCGCCCTTGGTCTACCCAAGGCACGGTCCTCCAGGCCGGGGCGAGCGCGGGCCTGGTCTCACCGAAGACGGTCGTCGAGGCCGCGGTCACCGCGCTGGAGAAGGCCGCGTGCGCGCGCTGA
- a CDS encoding lysophospholipid acyltransferase family protein, whose product MPAGKRWTDDVVVALARAVQRRVVAASPSGRARWARMVGRLMWAAGKRRRHVAVANLGYAFPEKSEAERTEIARRSAMHFGGSVVDFMCAAGWTLESLLADATVEGKEHLDEAFAGGKGVLLITGHLGNWERMAAYLSLSGVDLTVIIRDANQEGVNEMVNDMRRASGTKVLPRGDAARPIITTLRKNGMIGILPDQNSEEVFVPFFGQPAGTVLGPGVIRDRTGAAVLPAACFHLGEGKFVIKFYPLLQPVDLPEGKKGEGLMLAVNRWLESAIREHPEQWLWMHDRWRAAKQRGLVQ is encoded by the coding sequence ATGCCCGCGGGTAAGCGTTGGACTGACGACGTGGTCGTCGCCTTGGCCCGGGCTGTCCAGCGGCGGGTCGTCGCCGCGTCGCCGTCGGGGCGTGCCCGGTGGGCGCGCATGGTGGGCCGGCTGATGTGGGCGGCAGGGAAGCGACGCCGCCATGTCGCGGTGGCGAACCTGGGTTACGCCTTTCCCGAAAAGTCGGAAGCAGAGCGGACGGAGATCGCCCGGCGGTCGGCCATGCACTTCGGTGGGTCGGTCGTCGACTTCATGTGCGCGGCCGGGTGGACGCTTGAGTCTCTTTTGGCCGACGCGACGGTCGAAGGGAAGGAGCATCTGGACGAGGCGTTCGCGGGGGGTAAGGGCGTGCTCCTCATCACCGGTCACCTGGGGAACTGGGAACGGATGGCGGCCTACCTGTCTCTTTCGGGCGTGGACCTGACCGTGATCATCCGAGACGCGAACCAGGAAGGGGTGAACGAGATGGTCAACGACATGCGGCGGGCCAGTGGCACCAAGGTGCTTCCGCGGGGCGACGCGGCCCGGCCGATCATCACGACCCTCCGCAAGAACGGGATGATCGGCATCTTGCCCGACCAGAACTCTGAGGAAGTCTTCGTCCCCTTCTTCGGCCAGCCCGCGGGCACGGTCCTCGGCCCCGGGGTGATCCGGGACCGGACCGGTGCGGCGGTGCTTCCCGCCGCATGTTTCCACCTGGGCGAGGGCAAGTTCGTCATCAAGTTTTATCCGCTCTTGCAACCGGTCGACTTGCCGGAAGGCAAAAAGGGGGAAGGGCTGATGTTGGCCGTGAACCGCTGGTTGGAGAGTGCGATCCGGGAGCATCCCGAGCAATGGCTGTGGATGCACGACCGGTGGCGGGCGGCCAAGCAGAGGGGTCTCGTGCAATGA
- a CDS encoding tetraacyldisaccharide 4'-kinase → MDDVRRRLWSGMGPVAWALSPLSGLYALGWWSYQAVYALGLKRAAKPHRPIVCVGNLVAGGAGKTPTTLHVLDVLMGAGHHVVVSASGYGSPHQDGAELAPPGEIDPAVWGDEPALFRLKRPDVPLVVGRDRVRAAEVVAKHYPDSVMLMDDGYQHLRVDPDVRILLDPPRANTLCLPVGPYREPRSSGRRRADAVVPPDFTWRRASTSLARPDGTPAQPEGPCCVVCALAEPGQFVADVKRLGVDVAETRLLPDHDRLDEGTLFASLPPDMPLVTTSKDWVKLRRRPVDRDVFVADYEAFVEPAPAFRAWLLAKVADARG, encoded by the coding sequence ATGGACGACGTGCGGCGGAGGCTTTGGTCGGGCATGGGGCCCGTCGCCTGGGCCCTGTCGCCGCTGTCGGGCCTCTACGCCCTTGGTTGGTGGTCGTACCAGGCGGTCTATGCCCTAGGGCTCAAGAGGGCGGCGAAGCCTCACCGCCCTATCGTGTGCGTGGGCAACCTGGTGGCGGGCGGGGCGGGCAAGACGCCGACCACGCTCCATGTGCTGGACGTCCTCATGGGCGCGGGACACCATGTGGTCGTCTCGGCGTCGGGCTACGGTTCACCACACCAGGACGGCGCGGAACTGGCCCCGCCGGGCGAGATCGACCCTGCCGTATGGGGCGACGAGCCAGCCCTGTTCCGGCTCAAGCGACCTGACGTGCCCCTGGTCGTCGGTCGTGACCGAGTCCGCGCGGCAGAGGTCGTCGCCAAGCACTACCCGGACTCGGTGATGCTGATGGACGACGGCTACCAGCACCTGAGGGTAGACCCCGACGTCCGCATCCTGCTGGACCCGCCGAGGGCGAACACCCTTTGTTTGCCGGTCGGGCCCTACCGCGAACCCCGGTCGTCCGGGAGGCGCCGGGCCGACGCGGTGGTCCCGCCAGACTTCACGTGGCGTCGCGCTTCGACGTCGTTGGCCCGGCCCGACGGCACGCCTGCCCAGCCCGAGGGCCCCTGTTGCGTCGTCTGCGCCCTTGCCGAACCAGGCCAGTTCGTGGCCGACGTCAAGAGACTGGGCGTAGACGTCGCCGAGACCCGGCTGCTCCCCGACCACGACCGACTCGACGAAGGTACGCTTTTCGCCTCCTTACCCCCCGACATGCCCCTCGTCACCACCTCCAAAGACTGGGTCAAACTCCGCCGTCGTCCGGTCGACCGCGACGTCTTTGTCGCCGACTACGAGGCCTTCGTGGAGCCGGCCCCCGCTTTTCGTGCCTGGCTCCTGGCCAAGGTGGCCGATGCCCGCGGGTAA
- the mtaB gene encoding tRNA (N(6)-L-threonylcarbamoyladenosine(37)-C(2))-methylthiotransferase MtaB — protein MPKAAFTTLGCKVNQYETQRILESFEAAGFEVVPFDAPSDVYVVNTCSVTSQAGAKSRYAVRKAARTNPGAKVVVTGCEAQMSLIKGDGLDGADVVVPNPQKLATLDHLLAAFPSLRPSRTAAPPPPPPGRTRATLKVQDGCDVFCSYCSIPYTRPGMVSRHADEVLAEARGMAEAGYHEAVLTGVLIGAYGPGSGSGGATFEDLVTRLAEESGLARLRISSIEMHQVTRPIIDLARSGQVVPHFHIPLQSGSDRVLADMGRRYRRAEFIDLCHRLRGEVPDLTVTTDIMVGFPTEGDEDFDATLALCEEVRFLKAHVFRFSPRHGTPADAWGDPVPPEDKQRRAVALAQRCDALGRAEARRFLGRTMRVLVESKTHRDGALEGLTDNWLTVRFYGPEHLKRSLQAVRIDEEADGTLYGEWVSSVPTGGLRLTSA, from the coding sequence TTGCCAAAGGCCGCGTTCACGACCCTGGGTTGCAAAGTCAACCAATACGAAACCCAACGCATCCTCGAGAGCTTCGAGGCGGCCGGGTTTGAGGTCGTGCCGTTTGACGCACCGTCCGACGTCTATGTCGTCAACACGTGCTCGGTGACCAGCCAGGCCGGGGCCAAGAGCCGCTATGCCGTGCGCAAGGCGGCCCGCACCAACCCGGGGGCGAAGGTCGTCGTGACCGGTTGCGAAGCCCAGATGTCCTTGATCAAAGGCGACGGGCTCGACGGTGCGGACGTGGTCGTCCCCAACCCCCAGAAGCTCGCCACCCTTGACCACCTCCTTGCCGCGTTCCCGTCCCTGCGGCCATCCCGCACCGCCGCCCCTCCCCCGCCGCCCCCGGGCCGGACACGGGCGACTCTCAAGGTCCAGGACGGCTGCGACGTCTTCTGCTCCTATTGCTCGATCCCCTACACCCGACCGGGCATGGTTTCCCGCCACGCCGACGAGGTCTTGGCCGAGGCCAGGGGCATGGCGGAAGCCGGATACCACGAGGCGGTGCTGACCGGGGTCCTCATCGGGGCGTACGGCCCCGGTTCAGGTTCCGGTGGGGCGACGTTCGAAGACTTGGTCACTCGCCTGGCCGAGGAGTCTGGCCTCGCCCGCTTACGCATCAGCAGCATCGAGATGCACCAGGTGACCCGGCCGATCATCGACCTGGCCCGGTCGGGACAGGTGGTCCCCCACTTCCACATCCCCTTGCAGAGCGGTAGCGACCGGGTGCTGGCCGACATGGGGCGCCGCTACCGACGGGCTGAGTTCATCGACCTGTGCCACCGTCTGCGCGGCGAGGTGCCCGACCTTACCGTCACGACCGACATCATGGTCGGCTTCCCGACGGAGGGCGACGAGGATTTCGACGCCACCCTGGCCCTGTGTGAAGAGGTGCGGTTCCTCAAGGCCCACGTCTTCCGGTTCAGCCCCCGCCACGGCACGCCGGCCGACGCGTGGGGCGACCCGGTGCCACCAGAAGACAAGCAGCGACGGGCCGTGGCCTTGGCCCAGCGGTGCGACGCCCTCGGCCGGGCGGAGGCACGCCGGTTCCTGGGCCGGACGATGCGTGTCCTGGTCGAGTCGAAGACCCATCGCGACGGTGCCCTGGAGGGGCTCACCGACAACTGGCTGACGGTCAGGTTCTACGGCCCAGAGCACCTCAAACGGTCTCTTCAGGCCGTCCGGATCGACGAAGAGGCCGACGGGACGCTCTACGGCGAATGGGTGTCGTCCGTCCCCACGGGCGGCCTACGCCTCACCTCGGCCTAA
- a CDS encoding histidine triad nucleotide-binding protein: MGMPTLFTRIINREIPGDIVYEDEHVVAFRDIAPQAPQHIVVVTREETPGLNDLPASGDHQHLLDAVAKVAKAVGLTSYRLVINTGEDAGQTVPHLHAHVIGGRSLGWPPG, translated from the coding sequence CTGGGCATGCCCACGCTTTTCACGCGGATCATTAACCGGGAAATCCCGGGCGATATCGTTTACGAGGACGAGCATGTCGTCGCCTTCCGCGACATCGCCCCTCAAGCTCCCCAGCACATCGTGGTCGTGACCCGCGAGGAGACCCCCGGACTCAACGATTTGCCTGCTTCAGGAGACCACCAACACCTCCTCGACGCCGTGGCCAAAGTCGCCAAGGCCGTCGGCCTGACCAGCTACCGGCTCGTCATCAACACCGGAGAGGACGCGGGGCAGACGGTGCCGCACTTGCACGCCCACGTGATCGGAGGAAGGAGTCTCGGCTGGCCGCCAGGCTAG
- the leuC gene encoding 3-isopropylmalate dehydratase large subunit, with protein sequence MARTLFDKVWDAHKVTDLPGGAELLYIDRHLVHEVTSPQAFDGLREAGRKVRRPDLTFATVDHNVPTDGRPIDEESLSGKQLAALDRNCREFGVPLFGYNDPRQGIVHVIGPQLGLTLPGLTIVCGDSHTSTHGAFGALAFGIGTTEVEHVLATQTLRAARRPRTLGVRCDGAFGPGVTAKDLILAVIRKLGAGGGTGYGVEYFGEAVRTMGMSGRMTVCNMSIEMGARAGMVAPDATTMDYIAQGDRPFAPKGEDFTRLADYALSLATDDPAAFDRTESVEVDSLSPQVSWGTTPAMTIDVGGRVPEPRDHAEERAQTYMGLKPGTSTEEMVVDTVFIGSCTNARIEDLREAARLAKGRKVKEGVRAMVVPGSAAVRGLAEQEGLDTVFMEAGFEWHRAGCSMCLGMNGDIMRPGQRSASTSNRPYEGRQGPGARTHLVSPLTAVATAVAGHIADPRPLL encoded by the coding sequence ATGGCCAGGACACTCTTCGACAAGGTGTGGGACGCCCACAAAGTCACCGACCTTCCCGGTGGCGCAGAGTTGCTCTACATCGACCGCCACCTTGTCCACGAGGTCACATCGCCCCAGGCCTTTGACGGCCTGCGCGAGGCAGGGCGGAAGGTCCGTCGGCCCGACCTGACCTTTGCGACCGTCGACCACAACGTGCCCACCGACGGACGCCCCATCGACGAGGAGTCGTTGAGCGGCAAGCAACTGGCCGCGCTCGACCGCAACTGCCGGGAGTTCGGTGTCCCCTTGTTCGGTTACAACGACCCCCGCCAGGGCATCGTCCACGTCATCGGCCCCCAACTTGGCCTGACGCTCCCGGGCCTGACGATCGTCTGTGGCGACAGCCACACCTCGACACACGGTGCGTTCGGCGCGCTTGCGTTCGGCATCGGCACCACCGAGGTTGAGCATGTCCTCGCGACCCAGACCCTGCGCGCCGCCCGACGTCCCCGGACCCTCGGGGTCCGTTGCGACGGCGCCTTTGGCCCCGGTGTCACCGCCAAGGACCTGATCCTCGCCGTCATCCGCAAGCTTGGCGCCGGAGGCGGTACCGGCTATGGCGTCGAGTACTTTGGCGAAGCCGTCCGCACCATGGGCATGAGCGGGCGCATGACGGTCTGCAACATGTCCATCGAAATGGGGGCGCGCGCCGGCATGGTCGCCCCGGACGCGACGACGATGGACTACATCGCCCAAGGCGACCGTCCTTTCGCCCCCAAGGGAGAGGACTTCACCCGGTTGGCCGACTACGCCCTGAGCTTGGCCACCGACGACCCGGCCGCCTTCGACCGGACAGAGAGCGTCGAAGTGGACTCCCTCTCCCCACAAGTGAGTTGGGGCACCACGCCCGCCATGACGATCGACGTAGGGGGCCGCGTCCCCGAGCCGCGCGACCACGCCGAGGAACGGGCTCAGACGTACATGGGCCTGAAGCCCGGCACCTCCACCGAGGAGATGGTCGTCGACACCGTGTTCATCGGTTCGTGCACCAACGCAAGGATCGAGGACCTGCGCGAGGCGGCCCGGCTGGCCAAGGGGCGCAAGGTCAAAGAAGGCGTCCGGGCCATGGTCGTCCCCGGGTCTGCCGCCGTGCGCGGTCTGGCCGAGCAAGAAGGGCTCGACACCGTCTTCATGGAGGCCGGGTTCGAGTGGCACCGCGCGGGATGCTCCATGTGCCTGGGCATGAACGGCGACATCATGCGCCCGGGCCAACGCTCGGCCTCGACGTCAAACCGGCCGTATGAGGGTCGCCAGGGTCCAGGTGCCAGGACGCATTTGGTGAGCCCGCTGACCGCGGTCGCCACCGCCGTCGCCGGTCACATCGCCGACCCACGCCCCCTACTGTGA
- the rpmH gene encoding 50S ribosomal protein L34, with the protein MKRTFQPNNRKRSKTHGFMIRMRDGDGRNVLKRRRLRGRKRLAA; encoded by the coding sequence ATGAAAAGGACTTTCCAACCCAACAACCGCAAGCGCAGCAAGACGCACGGCTTCATGATCCGCATGAGGGACGGCGACGGCCGTAACGTGCTGAAGCGCCGCCGCCTCCGAGGCCGCAAACGTCTGGCCGCCTAA
- a CDS encoding ribonuclease P protein component: MFDHGLRVSGPLLTINLLPGSGLVGVATSRSIGCHARRNRNRRRVREAVRLTTSQDPAFDMALVAKSTVDGCDFQALRDEVVRLTAEAKRRWAASSAS; this comes from the coding sequence CTGTTTGACCACGGCCTCCGCGTGTCGGGCCCGCTGCTCACCATCAACCTCCTACCCGGTTCAGGGCTGGTCGGGGTCGCCACATCGCGCTCGATCGGGTGCCACGCACGACGCAACCGCAACCGGCGCCGTGTCCGCGAGGCTGTGCGCCTCACGACAAGCCAAGACCCGGCCTTTGACATGGCGCTCGTCGCCAAGTCGACCGTCGACGGGTGCGATTTCCAAGCTTTGCGTGACGAGGTCGTCCGCCTGACCGCCGAGGCCAAACGGAGATGGGCCGCAAGTTCGGCGTCATGA
- the yidD gene encoding membrane protein insertion efficiency factor YidD gives MGRKFGVMMIRAYQRSTRWMPPTCRFTPSCSAYTLRAIEVYGLVKGSWMGLKRIARCHPFNPGGHDPVPLPADHHETRP, from the coding sequence ATGGGCCGCAAGTTCGGCGTCATGATGATCAGGGCCTACCAGCGGTCGACGCGGTGGATGCCGCCGACCTGCCGCTTCACGCCGTCCTGTTCGGCCTACACGCTTCGGGCCATCGAGGTCTACGGCCTGGTCAAAGGGTCCTGGATGGGACTTAAGCGCATCGCGCGGTGCCATCCTTTCAACCCAGGCGGCCACGACCCCGTACCTCTTCCGGCCGACCACCACGAAACACGACCATGA
- a CDS encoding membrane protein insertase YidC encodes MSQPTKPRGNFMQSLLFMMVLFMCYQVFIGQRQGGMANDTRTSQQVWAEMEKLNSEAKDLSIAKLLPVYEQKYKDEAAKAKTPQKQVDEQLWKAMVLVADTEARSAHEHPEHAITKESRAFQTLKGKFEQNHATPMWDVTVKVAPYKDGWPVQQSAGTLYQQLVTDLSLRHKTDLVWGLVPGYKLVDFLVGITGKVPGFSYWFAALLLAVVVRGTVWPLTQKQYKWGRQMQQLQPYMKELEAKHKDKNGHVTDQAAYQADVMKLYKEYGVNPFSGCAPMAVQLPFFFLVYACMLHYQFEFTKGTFLWINPGTTGKLFGLVPIAPNLGERDYILIVLYGISMVVSQMLTPVSDISNAKQQRIMGLVAALFAAGYMFFIPLPSAFVLYWFFTNLMATGQSLLVNRMHLPPLQKKVTVSGGVVPVDAAAVGQNGIDPGFFSKTGTTKSHKPKKKK; translated from the coding sequence ATGAGCCAACCCACCAAGCCGCGCGGCAACTTCATGCAGTCGTTGCTCTTCATGATGGTCCTCTTCATGTGCTATCAGGTCTTTATCGGCCAGCGCCAAGGCGGCATGGCCAATGACACGCGCACGTCGCAGCAGGTCTGGGCCGAGATGGAGAAGCTCAACTCCGAAGCCAAGGACCTCTCCATCGCGAAGCTCCTGCCTGTCTACGAGCAGAAGTACAAGGACGAGGCGGCCAAGGCCAAGACCCCGCAAAAGCAGGTCGACGAGCAGTTATGGAAGGCGATGGTCCTCGTCGCCGACACCGAGGCCCGGAGCGCCCACGAACACCCCGAGCACGCGATCACCAAAGAGTCTCGCGCCTTCCAGACCCTCAAGGGCAAGTTCGAACAGAACCACGCGACGCCCATGTGGGACGTCACCGTCAAGGTCGCGCCGTACAAGGACGGGTGGCCGGTCCAGCAGTCGGCAGGCACCCTCTACCAGCAACTGGTCACCGACCTGAGCCTCCGCCACAAGACCGACTTGGTCTGGGGCCTCGTGCCGGGTTACAAACTGGTGGACTTCCTTGTCGGCATCACCGGAAAGGTCCCCGGGTTCAGCTATTGGTTCGCGGCGTTGTTGCTCGCCGTCGTTGTGCGCGGCACGGTCTGGCCCCTGACTCAAAAGCAGTACAAGTGGGGCCGCCAAATGCAACAACTCCAGCCCTACATGAAGGAACTGGAGGCCAAGCACAAAGACAAGAACGGCCATGTGACCGACCAAGCGGCCTACCAGGCGGACGTCATGAAGCTCTACAAGGAGTACGGGGTGAACCCGTTCTCCGGCTGCGCCCCCATGGCGGTCCAGTTGCCGTTCTTCTTCTTGGTCTACGCGTGCATGCTGCACTACCAGTTCGAGTTCACCAAGGGCACCTTCCTCTGGATCAACCCGGGGACCACGGGCAAGCTGTTCGGCCTTGTCCCGATCGCCCCGAACCTCGGCGAGCGCGACTACATCCTGATCGTCCTCTACGGCATCTCCATGGTGGTCAGCCAGATGCTCACGCCGGTCAGCGACATCAGCAACGCCAAACAGCAACGGATCATGGGGCTGGTGGCCGCCCTCTTCGCCGCCGGATACATGTTCTTCATCCCCCTGCCGTCGGCGTTCGTCCTCTACTGGTTCTTCACCAACCTGATGGCCACCGGCCAGTCTCTCCTCGTCAACCGCATGCACTTGCCCCCTCTCCAAAAGAAGGTCACCGTCTCCGGCGGGGTGGTCCCCGTCGACGCGGCGGCGGTGGGGCAAAACGGCATCGACCCCGGATTCTTCAGCAAGACGGGCACGACCAAGTCACATAAGCCCAAGAAGAAGAAGTAA
- a CDS encoding KH domain-containing protein, with protein sequence MDAIEIIATSEEDALTQAATALGVAADAVKLTKLEETKGLFGKPGKIKYSASAAKAKATKTKAAKAEPVVAEAPAEAAPVEAEKPAKPARGRAKKAEEAPKAAAAEAAPEAERPEVVATQEDADNLIAILNELMEKANLKAEATLTSLNGRYVNLDIDGKDVSYVVGRRGEVLNALQYLLNVIVSRKMQNGVRVVLEGDNYRQRREAILTQMALDIAAEVKKRGEEAVLDALPAFERRVIHQALVEMDGISTYSEGEEPERRVVIAPAV encoded by the coding sequence ATGGACGCCATCGAAATCATCGCGACCAGTGAAGAAGACGCCCTGACCCAGGCCGCCACCGCCCTCGGCGTGGCCGCCGACGCGGTCAAACTGACCAAGCTCGAAGAGACCAAGGGTCTGTTCGGCAAGCCGGGGAAGATCAAGTACTCGGCCTCTGCGGCGAAGGCCAAGGCGACAAAGACCAAGGCCGCCAAGGCAGAGCCCGTCGTCGCCGAGGCACCCGCCGAGGCCGCCCCGGTCGAAGCGGAAAAGCCCGCCAAGCCGGCCCGCGGACGAGCCAAGAAGGCCGAAGAGGCTCCGAAGGCCGCGGCCGCCGAAGCGGCTCCCGAAGCCGAGCGTCCTGAAGTCGTCGCCACCCAGGAAGACGCCGACAACCTGATCGCGATCCTGAACGAGTTGATGGAAAAGGCCAACCTAAAGGCCGAGGCGACCCTGACCTCTCTGAACGGCCGCTACGTCAACTTGGACATCGACGGTAAGGACGTGTCGTATGTCGTCGGTCGCCGGGGTGAGGTCCTCAACGCCCTCCAGTACCTGCTCAACGTCATTGTCAGCCGCAAGATGCAAAACGGCGTCCGGGTCGTCCTTGAGGGCGACAACTACCGGCAACGCCGCGAGGCGATCCTGACCCAGATGGCCCTCGACATCGCCGCCGAAGTCAAGAAGCGGGGCGAGGAAGCCGTCCTGGACGCGCTTCCCGCCTTCGAGCGCCGGGTCATCCACCAAGCTTTGGTCGAGATGGACGGCATCTCCACCTACAGCGAGGGCGAAGAGCCCGAGCGCCGCGTCGTCATCGCCCCCGCCGTCTGA
- a CDS encoding LD-carboxypeptidase, with product MTKPRALRPGAHVRVVSPSSGLNPDQVELGVETLRDMGYVVSFGEHVFDRHYYLAGADADRAKDLQEAFADPTVDCVMCARGGYGAARILSMLDLDAMAASGKAFCGFSDITTFHLALNRRGLATFHTPMMITLSVPREPWVVESLARLLRGEDPFGVDYPRAQTLTPGQAEGEVTGGCLCLLADSLSTPDPLETEGKIFVIEDVDENPHRVDALFTHMRNAGLLQRAAGIVIGEMTRTDDRSDPSIGSWPWREIVADRVADLGVPAVVGFPFGHMPNMLSVPLGVRARLDADAGTLTLLENPCAD from the coding sequence ATGACGAAGCCGAGGGCCTTGAGGCCAGGCGCGCATGTCCGAGTCGTCTCCCCGTCTTCTGGGCTGAACCCCGACCAAGTCGAACTGGGCGTCGAGACCCTTCGCGACATGGGGTACGTGGTCAGTTTCGGCGAGCACGTCTTTGACCGGCACTACTACCTCGCCGGCGCCGACGCCGACCGCGCCAAAGACCTCCAGGAAGCCTTCGCGGACCCGACCGTCGACTGCGTGATGTGCGCGCGGGGCGGCTATGGCGCGGCCCGGATCCTGAGCATGCTCGACCTGGACGCCATGGCAGCCAGTGGCAAGGCGTTTTGCGGTTTCAGCGACATCACCACTTTCCATCTGGCCCTAAACCGCCGGGGTCTGGCGACCTTTCACACCCCGATGATGATCACCCTCAGCGTCCCTCGCGAGCCGTGGGTCGTCGAGTCCCTCGCCCGGCTCCTTCGCGGTGAAGACCCCTTCGGGGTCGACTATCCGCGGGCCCAGACGCTCACCCCGGGACAGGCCGAAGGTGAGGTCACCGGTGGATGCCTGTGCCTGTTGGCCGACAGCCTGTCGACGCCCGACCCGCTGGAGACCGAGGGCAAAATCTTCGTCATCGAAGACGTCGACGAAAACCCTCACCGGGTGGACGCGCTCTTCACCCACATGCGCAACGCCGGGCTGCTCCAGCGTGCCGCCGGCATCGTGATCGGCGAGATGACGCGGACTGACGATCGGTCAGACCCTTCGATCGGGAGCTGGCCCTGGCGCGAGATCGTCGCCGACCGGGTGGCCGACCTGGGCGTCCCCGCCGTCGTCGGCTTTCCCTTCGGTCATATGCCCAACATGCTGTCTGTCCCCCTGGGCGTCCGGGCCCGCCTCGACGCTGACGCGGGTACGCTCACCCTTCTGGAGAACCCATGCGCCGACTAG